AGGTGGGATAAATGATATTGTTACATAAGGCAGGAAAAAACAGTATCATTTTGCTACCTGTTTTAATACAATGAATCTGCATCAAGTTTCAAGCGACACACTAGATGAGCAAAATAGCCTGCTCCTGGTTGCTAGAGTATAAATTTGATGGACTTGACATTTTGGCTACTGCAACCAATTGTGTTCTGAGTTTGATGCCAGTTGGGCTCTTATTCCAAAGTTGCCTGAGTTGCAGGATTGCCAAATTTAGAAATAATGTGATGGTTTATATATGTTGACCTCCCATTATAGATGTTCATTTATAATTGTGGACTTGGTGACCAGCTCTGCGGCTTATCTCATTTTGATGGAAAAAGGCTTGCTGACATTAACTGTTGGttcctttttgcttctttttagttCTTAGCTCTTTTTTGTTATATTAAAGAGTCTAGGAAATAAAAAAGATTAATCAAATGACTATCCTTTAAGGTCCACATCTGTCCTTTTTTTCAATCAATATAATTGTATTGTCTCGAACAATTTGTCTATACAATTTTCTTTTACACTTACAGTTTCAGTTGTAGAATATCATGATTGCCTGAAAAACTTTATAATTTCGTCATTTGTTGTTTTGTTCATTTCCTAAAGGCTGTCATTTAATGTTGGACTTCTAATACACCAACATGCAAGCAACCATCAATGCATTTCATATATGATCTGCAGAATAGAGGGCACCTGTAACTTGTGATCTTAAGCAATGGGTAACTTAGTCAATTGCCGTCCAATCACTTTGTTTTATCATCTAGGGTGGTTTTGGTTCTCTGCATCTAAAGATAAGGCTGCAGAGTCGAATCCTTGCATTAATAGCACAATCTCATGCGTGCAGCAAGATACAAATTCACTTTGTTGATTCGTTGATTCTGTAAATTCAGAATAATGCTGTATTCGATCATTATGATCAGCATTCAAGAAGTTATGGATCTAAGTGATTTCTTGCATTTTGTCATGCAGACTTTTTGATCGCATGACAGGATGCAAGGATGTTTGCACCATTTCACATCAATTATTGCATGCTATTTGAGTGATACAAGGAACATCCTGCATCAGAATTCCCGCATGAGCTAATATAAATGCATACCTATTTAGGGGAAACAAACACAACCTTGTGTaatgaatttatatttttaacaaagTAATCTTAAATACAAATTACATCACATGTTTAACATGTATTCATTTGGAAGTGGCTAGTTTGTGAGGCCACTCAAAACCTGATAATGCTCCAGACATATAGGTTTCAGTCAGAACTATTTTAGCTGCTGAAGTTTCAAGTCACATGTGACCTGCCAGTTGGTGGGTTGAACTCCAGCAACATCAAGAGTGAATTAGTCTTGCATGTAACTCACAATGGTTCTTTTATCATTGCACTGCAGTGGAAGTAAGTGCGACATCCTTTGTTCTGTAGCTTTATAAGGGCATCGTATGCACTTGCATATACTGAAGCAGCATCATGGGTCACATGATCATTGCTATGCAGATTTGTTGTATTTGGCCCGAGTGTGCCTCTTTAGCTGCATATTCAACTCGCATTAAATCCTTCGTCTTCTATTATTATTGAAATATTGTCTTTAGCTCTTAGTTTTATTGTTACTTGTCAATTGAATAGGTTCTTAGATGAGTATAAAATCCATCACATGCTTGAATAGATATCCAATTACACAGGTAGATTGTTTTTCCTTCTGAAACTTGAATATTACCATGAGTTTTCAAGTTTGATcccaattgtgtatgttttatttAAGTTCTAAGTGCTCGCATCCGAGGCTTCGAGCAGCATATTTATGAGTTATCTCTGCTTGCTCTCTTTCTTCCTTACATTAATAAAGCGGTGGTATTAGAGTTCCATGTTTTTCGCATCCCATACTGCGTATGTTTCTCATTTTCCATGGATATTATTGCAGGTTGCAATCCCAATTGTCCCAACTGTGAGGGTTGTCATCACTTTTACCAAGTTTGTATATCTTCAGCAACCTGAACAGTTCTTCACACCACTCTCAAGCCCAAGGCTCTTACCTGTcccagaagaagatgaagaaactCATAAGGCTGAGACTCACAAGAGCTCTTGGCTATGGTGGAACACCTCTGCGGCCAAAACTTCTGCTAGCCGAACAAAATCAGTGAGTTCGTCTCAAGTGGTCGACCATGTTGACCCGTTTGACATCCCGAGCGACTACGCATGGGTTAGCATCCATTCGAAGAATCAAAGGACGAAGACCTCCAAGCCCAAAAGGGGAAAGCAGAAAGAGACAGCATGACTGACCTAGCAGATGATATCAAAGAGAGGTGGTGTGAGTTGCACAAGAAAATGTAATTAGCTCAAACTTTGTTAGATCTTTCTCACCAAAGCTAACTAAAGGATGCTTTCCAATTGATTTTAGCTTGGGCTATGGTTATGAAATCGCTGGTTTGACAGCACACGTGCCTTGAGATGTTTTATCATGTAAGGTTGGTTTGTGGTTGAGATGTAAACCGACAACCTAATTGTAGTGCCAGTTTTTGTAGTCGGATATAGGAATCCTGGATGTGGCTTTTCAATTGTGTGTGTGATTTGTTCACTGTGCTTCTGCAGCTCATGTAGCTCTGCTGGGATAGTTTCTCTTGCAGAATTGATTTGGCTCTCCATCCATACCTGCACGGTAAGTGAATCTTCAATTGTAGTTGTTGTTCTCTCACACTGACCCTTGTGTATCATCTGTGCTTTTAGACCCTGACTTGTGCTTGATGCATTTCTTTTGCTTTGGCCCTGCAGAATGCTTTGGGAGATGGTTACCTTTAGAGCAGCCATTTTGGGACCAGTGGCAGTACCATGGACATGCAAAAGCTCAACAAAATAATGTCTGCGGACCCTGCAAAAGGTCAGTCAAAGCTGAGCTGAGAGCCACTGTGATCTCCGGAATTTGTGCTATCTTTTTGTGATGCTGATTTGTGGATGTCTTGCTCATGCTAAAAGCTTATGGTGCTGAAAGGGGTCAACATGGGTCAGGTAATACTTGACCAGAATTCTTTTCGTTCTCCAGTGGAGTCAGATACGATCAATTAAAAGACATCTTTGAATCATTCCCATTTATTTGTatactttttctttctatttcctaCATGGTTTGGATTGGGCTATTATCTCAGTATCCAAACTTTACCTCAAATTTGCATCTCAAGCAAATGTATGGCCATTCTGGGCGCAATAGTAATCAGTATGCCATGGAGATCTTGCCATAGTGTAGCATGTTGTTGTGATGTTATCCTCCTAACTTAGCAACGGTACTTGTGAACATTGCCATTTTGCAGATCATCGTTAGTCACAACTCTTGATGGGATAAGAGTCTAAATCACTAGCTATAATCGGAAAAGCCCAAGTCAAAATCAATAATAATGTACACTCATATGCGTTCCCTTCAATCCTTCGAGATCAAACAAATTAGGGGTGTCGCAGTCTCCCGAGTTTATAGATTCATCATTGAAGAGAAAAATCTTTGGTTCTTGCACATGAACCATCTTCTGCATCACAATTTAGATAGAGTGCAGGTGTTCTTGCTCCTAAGCTCCGTGTGCTCctctgttcatcatgttcatatgCTTCATCTGAAGCACCAGACCTAACAAGGATCAACCCTATGTTCTTCGCCATGTGGCTAACATCGTCTTCGTAAGATCTCATGCTGTGTTGTTTTACTGCACTGGACCGCTGCGACAGAAAGCATTCCTCCTCCTGCGACATGTCCACAGTGTGCTAACAATTCTACAGTTCCTTGAGACTCTCTGTCTTCCATTTCCCCCTAAGTGCTGCGTCCAAAATCCTTTCTTGGTTATTGAACTGCCATGAATTTATTCCACATATAGTGATAGATTGCTTTTTAATTATATGGAGGTTGCATGACATTTTATGGTGTTCATTACTTTTTCTTGGTGACCGATACGAATATAATGATGCATCGAAAATTATCGTTACTTCGCCGTCGTCATATGACCGACACCTTTGTCATCAGAAGAATGATATATTATCATCTTCTGGATGATATTACGGTCAATCTAGCTCTACAAAAATTAGTACATAGGATTCGATTGTATCTTAGGTCAAAGGAGTATTTAATTATGATCTCAAGTACAACATTTGCTCTCACTTGGACTTAGCATTTGATTAAATTCTGGGAACCTCTTATTAATTTAAAAATCAGAGGTGCCTTATTAGGAATGCCTCAACGCAATCTTACAGAGTTCGGAGATGTCTTCTCCCGACATCACTTCAGTCTGATATGAATGTGGAGTAGGACCTTAGCTTGCAACTTTTTCTTGAAGTTTATGATGTTTGAACTCAGCTATTCATGTCTGTAAatcaaacctctctctctcttatacattctTGCAGTTTGGTAGATCCAAAACTTCCACATATTCTATTTCCTTGTCAATCCATCTTAGCCTTCACCTTATCATCGACTATAGTGCAAGAACACTCATCTACATGACCAGTGATGACAACTTGTGTTAGTTGAATCACTATCCAACTAGGCCCAAATTGGAACCATAGACATCTCACCTACTTACCATGAGCAATCAGTCTAACAagcatcaaaattttcttgaatcTAACATGGCAAAAAGCATTTAGCCTCGTTCAAGGACCACTGATTTGACTCCAACTTGTCTGGGCAAAACTCTTGCAGGCTGCTGCATCACCATGCCCCAATCGTTTAGCCCCTCTTCAAGGTTCCTGACAGTATAAAGTTAGGAAGCTGAGCCATTGGATAGCTGTGGAACCAAATGAGGCAGATGCCATGTCCTTCCCAAAGAGATATGCTGTCTAGTATTTCTCTGATGTAGCTCAGCTCTTCATCACTCCATCAGTAAGATGTAAAGAAAATAGAAGGTAGAGAAAACAGTGCTCTTGCTCTTTCGTAAGGACAAGATTCCCCTGGAACTCCCAGCTAGCAGCAAATTATTGTGAGGAACTTGGTATAGGAATCTACTTTTGCCTACCATCATGCATGAGAACCTTAGGAAATGGTCCTTTATCAGATACATTTGTCTATGAAGAAGCATGGTAATGGCAAATCGAAGCCTTCGTATTTCTCTTAGTTTCATGTTCATCAACATGCAAAGCAGTCTTTCATCAGAGAGTGAAGAGGGATCAAAGATAGACTAGAATTCATACCTTGGATGAAGTGCTTGGAGCGAAGGAGAGATATTGACGCGGCTCAATCCAATTCCATGGCTATGTCAGCATCCAACCATGTCTTCGGATTGAGACACGCCAATACCTCTTGTGAAACAAGCACCGTCTGTCAAAAACTCAACCTCTGATCTCCTTGCCTCCATCATGAACACAGAGATGGTGGTTCTGAGTTGGATTGAAGAGCCAAGAAGCAAAGCTTGTGGGttgggaaggagagagagagagagagagagagagagagagaggcaatggAGGTGGTAAGGAGGGGCATCAACTGTGGAGAAGAAAGCTGCATGAAGCTTAATTCTTCGCGAAGAGCATCTTCCTTTGTGTAAGCTTTCTCCTTCAGTTCATATTTGGTTTGGCTTAAGAATGCTACAGAAAGGGAAACAGGAAAAGAAGATGAAAGCGGAGAAAGGGGATGTGATGGAGACAAAGATGAGATTGCCTTATGGTTATGGCGGCTACGCATATAGTGTTGTTCTATCTCACATAGTTTtccttaagaaaaaaaatctccatatcaaaagaaattttctgaaaccattaatcAAATATAAGGGAATTATACACTCTCTTGATTCAACAAAAATCTACGATCTCACACATTCTCTCTCATATAAATTTTGGAAAttcttttttcttaaatttttagaTGAAATCACTTAAAAGTACTTTTTTTCTATACCTCAAGGTCATCAAAACCTTGAATATGTATATAAGATGTTATATCACTACAACAACTTAATTCCTAAGGATTTTAGGTAATATGAAATCTGCTAGAATTTTGAAAATACTTATCAAATCTTGAGATATTCTACTGATGTGGGAAGTGCTTATAGTAGAATTTCAGTCATGTTTCTATGGCAATTTTAAGTAAATACTTGTTTTTATAACCATACCATTTTATTAGAATTAGCAGTGGCACCTCATACACATTCAAGGTTTTAGATCCAGATTGGATACTCTCTTTTGTTTGTGTCTGGATAGATTTTTCTGCTCACTATGAACACCACAAAAAACTATGTAAATTTTACCATCTTAAAGTGACCATGGGGCATTGAGGATCATAGCAAGAGGTGACAGTGGAAAGGAACATCAACTGTTACAGCAATTGGCTGCAATACTAGAGTTAAAGGGCATAGACCTGCAGGTATTACATGGGGCTGGCTACAAGGACTCATCCATGATGCTCTTGCTTGGAATCTGGATGgagccacagagagagagagtgagagagagagagagagagatgtggtgGGTGGGTTGCAGTAACTTCTCAGGGACCATCagtttcctcctcctctcttgcaCAAAGAACAACCACATACTAATACCCATAAGCTTCCAATCCCAAGAGCTGCTGGTGCTGCATCACTCTCATGCCACGAGGCCACCAGTTTGTGCAGGTGTGGCCTCATATTTCTCGGTTACAGACATCCTTTTCTTCCTTTCCACTTTCTATCTTTTGCTAAATTGTTTCTGGTTTGAGATGACGAACAAGTGTTTGTTAAGGTGACAGATTGATAGTAAAATGcaagaaaagaaggaagaaagttCCCCATTCTCTTGTGGAGGATCATCGCTTATTCTTAAGGTGAGGTTTCACTTGATTAGGTGCAATCCAGAGACCAAATCCTGTTCATGGTTGATCACCCTACAGTGGAACCTCATCCATAAAATAATCCGGCGGTAGAAAATTCTGCAGACACTCCACAGGAGTTGTTGCACAAGAGAGGACAGACACCTGCACTCAAAAGACTTTTAATGAATCAATGAATTGCTCTCGATTCTACTATTGCAGCTCTCATCTGCAAAAACTGAAGGTGCCCACGATGGCTAAACTTGGCAGAAAGTAGCAGCATTACTCCACCTTGGTGAAGGCCAGAGAAACACAAGCTATCCAAGAACAAACAGATGGTGAGCACTTCGACAGTGAGCGTGGAACGGAGCGTCGGGCCACATGTACTTCGACAACACTGTTTGGTGGATCCACCCATGTAATGATTGCAGAGTGGCGTAGAAGGAGAGCATTTAATGGCATCACGCGAGGTGGTGTCTCCTGCAGGACCGCTGCCTCCGCTCTGCTTCGGAACTGTCAATTGAAGCCACCGGCATTCATTGACGGTGGGGGCTCTGTTTCCCCTTTGTTGGTGGAGActgcttctcttccttctttgtcCTCACTTGCTCGGAATAGTCTGCTCTCCATCTGTTGGGCCGAGGATGCAGGCCCAAAGCCTACACTCACTGAGCTAACCTTGCGGGCCAATGGTTGAGGCCCAAATCTGGGCCCATGGTTCGTATACTCTACCCTTAGGCTCGTGGACGACGGCGCGTTTCGGCCTATGAACCTGGGGCCCTTTATGGAGTCCTTGGAAAAAGGATGGACCCCACTCTTACTTGCTGGGAAGAAACCCTGAATCCTGGCTCAAATATAATTGGAGTTGCACCTCGTCGTCACATCTGTATTAGTCTGGAACACAGTGCCATGGAGATTAtaagagaataaataaataaataaatatatatatatatagataggtaATCACACACACGTTACCTGAGTGCAGAAATGTGTTGTATTTCATCGATCAATGAGATCAAATAATtcgtaaaagaaggaaaaaaagattcTTCCTCGTGTCCTTTATTCTAATTTCTCGAGATGGTGAAGGAACCGTACCCTTAAAGGTCTAATGATGCATAAGAGCCTTTGTCGGATTGGACAATATGATTAACTAGTTAACTAATTGTTTGGACTCTTCGTTGCATAGTGTGGCGGCTTAATTTGCAATCGACGTCAATTGCGGTACTGCGACAGTGCGCAGAAAGATTGACTTAGTGGCCTCATCACGTCCTCTTTTCGGAGGAACTATAGTCGCATGGGTTCGTATGTAATGATCCCAGTGAATCCTCTTGTTCATGACGAACGAcatgaaagaaagaaaggaagcatGGTCTTCCAAGAGACCAGAGAACACCTGGAAACCCCCACACACATCCGACTGCCTCTCTATCTGCTACCAtcttctgagagagagagagagagaggactccACTTCGTGGGGTTGTAGAGGAAAGGACCGATGGCCACTCCCATCACTGCGAATTCCCGGGTAATAATAATCCATGCATCAGTTCCCGGGGATAACGTTGGGGGCAGACTCTCCAATCCCTCGCGTCCACCTTATGCTCCCGCAACGCCAGTGGAATTCCCACCCGACCAGAGAACACTATTGCCATATGAGGAAAAAACAAGTTTGGTATCCTTTCTGTGGGCTGGCTGACTCCctgctctgagagagagagagagagagagatcagtttTGCTTGCTTCAAATCACATTTACATCAGACTGGATTGATGTTTGCCCTCTCACTCGCTTCAGTCCTGTGGACACTTTGAGTCACCCCTCCCTACCTCCCACTTCCCTCATGGTACGCCCTTTAATTTATAGGTGGTGGTGGGGTGCAATAAAGAGACCCACCTGGTTAATGCAACCATCTCAAGAAGCCTATATAGTACTGATGTCTCCTCTGATCAACACAATCCTGATAAAGCTCGGTGATGAGCGCAGGAATCATGTGAGTGGGGAGGGGAGGGATCCTCATCTTGTGGAGCCTCAAGCTGTGACATGGTGACTCTTGTTTAGCTAGACATGGCGGACGGTGATGAGGacttcgaggaggaggaggtttgGGCAGTTGTCATGGAGAGGAAGGAAGCCAGCAGTCCAAGGTCTAGAAGAGGTAAGGATTCTTCGTGTCATGCTTCTGCTGCCGCTCGCCGCCTTCCAACCGGTGCAAGGATGATCCCGAGGTCCGCCGCGGGTTCAGAAGCAAGCGGTCGAGACCGCAAGCAATCTGCTCCCGTTAGCATCCCTGACTGGTCCAAGGTTTATGGGCATGGCCAGGGGCCGAGTTCCGTAGCTACCGGCGACGAAGACGGCTGTGATCGTCGCGGCGGCACCAGTGAGAATGATGAGGACGACGAGGACGACGACAGAGCCCCTCCACACGAATGGCTCGCGAAGAAGATGGCCAGGAGCCAGATCTCGTCCTCCTCCGTCTGTGAAGGCGCCGGGAGAACGCTCAAGGGCAGAGATCTAAGGAAGGTGAGGAACGCTGTGCTCACCAAGACTGGTTTCTTAGAGTAAGATAGGAGTAGGAGGAGCAGTGGCGATATAGTAGTAAGAGGAGAGGTTGATGTGGGGGAGTATGATGGCTTCCTGTGAACAGAGTACGTCAGTGCTGCTTTTGGGCTACGTCGTcgtttgcttttccttttccttctcaTGTTTGTTAGCTTCTTTTGCCTGGCAGCATTGAAATTTTGTCTGGTGAGTTGTGCGTTACCGAGCTCAGGGAGAAGACGATGAGAACTGAGAGGTTCTCTTTTTGGTGCTGTAGATCACTTGGCATGTGTAACCTCTGAACTACATGTCCCTCGCTAATACTATGTGCAAGGAATGTCTTTTTTTGCTCGAGGAAAAGTGGGTTCCCTTTCTTATTCTGTTGCCATGTGAATTGTTTCCCCACCACCATGTGCACTCCTCATTCTCTGCTCATCTCTTTTTTACTGTGCGTGTGGGTGagagaccgagagagagagagagagagagagagagagagagagagagagagagagaatagattCTCGTGGGCCAAACTTCATACTCGTGTCTgcatcaccgctgcactaatcatAGAGCAATGACCCACATCAACTCAAGTCACTTTGATTTCAAGTTCACACATCTGGGTTCATACTACTGCTACAAGTTCAAAATGGCAGCTCCCATGACAAACTCACAGAAGAAGGTGGAGTTCATGTATAGCAGCAGCAGTAGGCTTCATGGCAGAAGTCCGACGGCAGTTTATTTGGAAAAGATTGGCTTAGTGCTTGCACACCAACTTCTTCTAATGACTTCTCCAAGTAGTTAGTACACCTGAACTACACGATAGACTATTAGAAATGATTGAGCCATCAAAGCCAAACACACACACGGCTGCAGTACTTGTACCAATGTGGTATGCATCGTAGCTTTTGTGTGAATGCTAATCCTAGAAAGCAAGTGGGAACTTACTTGATTTAGGTCTCTTATTCTCCTAGGCTCATATGTCATTTCATCTCGATCATACTTCTACCACCGCCAATGTGAAGGTTGTATCAGTACGAGTGCCAAAGCCAAAGCAATGCAACAACTACAACCGGTGAAGAATCTCCCACAGCTCCACATTGTTCCCCGAAGAATGTACTCTTCTTTACTCTCTGCTGCATCCTTTCCCACCGCATTCAAACGTTACCAAAGAAGGAAGGGGAGAATCGTCAAACGTGAGACTTCCATCAGACAAAATCTAGCCTTATCCCCGACCCAATCCAACCCTCCCTCAACCTCTCGTTTCCCTCGCTCGTCTTCCCTACTTCCTCACCATCCACACCTCCAACTCAGGCACCAACATAcactctccccttcttcttcttcttcgttccaCTCGGCTTGTTGCTAGTGACAAGCATGTCTTGCTCCAACCTCACCGCAATGTGGGCTTCCCCAAAGACGTGCGACCTCGACCACCTCTCCTCGCCCCCTTCCGACTCCTCTCGGCCGCTCCCGCGCCGGCCTCGTAGCCCTGCCTGCCGCCTTCCACCGCCGTGCACTGCGGTCTCCGCGAGCTCCGCGACCACATCGACTCCGTGAAGAACACCCAGAAGATCACGGAGGCCATGAAGCTCGTAGCGGCGGCCAAGGTCCGCCGCGCCCAGGAGGCCGTCGTCAGTGGACGACCCTTCTCTGAAACCCTCGTCGAGGTGCTCTACAACATCAACGAGCAGATGCAGACGGAGGACGTGGACGTGCCCCTCACCCGCGTTCACCCCGTCCGCAAGATCGCCCTCGTGGTGGTTACCGCCGATCGTGGCCTCTGTGGCGGCTACAACAATAACATCATCAAAAAGGCGGAGCAGCGCATCAGGGAGCTCTCCGCCCTGGGCATCGCCTACACCGTCATCAGCGTGGGGAAGATGGGTAACAGCTACTTCCAGCGCCGCCCCAACATCCCCGTCGATCGCTTCCTCGAGGTCGGCAGCCTGCCCACCACCAAGGAGGCCCAGGCCATCGCCGACGACGTCTTCTCCCTCTTCGTCAGCGAGGACGTCGACAAGGTGGAGCTCC
This Musa acuminata AAA Group cultivar baxijiao chromosome BXJ1-2, Cavendish_Baxijiao_AAA, whole genome shotgun sequence DNA region includes the following protein-coding sequences:
- the LOC135606398 gene encoding protein S40-7-like, with the protein product MADGDEDFEEEEVWAVVMERKEASSPRSRRGKDSSCHASAAARRLPTGARMIPRSAAGSEASGRDRKQSAPVSIPDWSKVYGHGQGPSSVATGDEDGCDRRGGTSENDEDDEDDDRAPPHEWLAKKMARSQISSSSVCEGAGRTLKGRDLRKVRNAVLTKTGFLE